A stretch of the Synechococcus sp. WH 8016 genome encodes the following:
- the rpoB gene encoding DNA-directed RNA polymerase subunit beta produces MSSSAIQVAKTVTYLPDLVEVQRASFKWFLDKGLIEELESFSPITDYTGKLELHFVGSEYRLKRPRHDVEEAKRRDATFASQMYVTCRLVNKETGEIKEQEVFIGELPLMTERGTFIINGAERVIVNQIVRSPGVYFKDEQDKNGRRTYNASVIPNRGAWLKFETDKNDLLHVRVDKTRKINAHVLMRAMGLSDNDVVDKLRHPEYYKKSIEAANDEGISSEDQALLELYKKLRPGEPPSVSGGQQLLQTRFFDPKRYDLGRVGRYKINKKLRLTIPDSVRTLTHEDVLSTLDYLINLELDVGGASLDDIDHLGNRRVRSVGELLQNQVRVGLNRLERIIKERMTVGETDSLTPAQLVNPKPLVAAIKEFFGSSQLSQFMDQTNPLAELTHKRRISALGPGGLTRERAGFAVRDIHPSHCGRLCPIETPEGPNAGLINSLATHARVNEYGFIETPFWRVENGVVQKSGDPIYLSADLEDECRFAPGDVATDADGQILAELIPVRYRQDFEKVPPEQVDYVQLSPVQVISVATSLIPFLEHDDANRALMGSNMQRQAVPLLRPERPLVGTGLETQVARDSGMVPISRVNGSVTFVDATAIVVRDEEGYDHTHFLQKYQRSNQDTCLNQRPIVRQGDPVIIGQVLADGSACEGGEIALGQNVLIAYMPWEGYNYEDAILVSERLVNDDLYTSVHIEKYEIEARQTKLGPEEITREIPNVAEESLGNLDEMGIIRIGAFVESGDILVGKVTPKGESDQPPEEKLLRAIFGEKARDVRDNSLRVPSTERGRVVDVRIYTREQGDELPPGANMVVRVYVAQRRKIQVGDKMAGRHGNKGIISRILPREDMPYLPDGTPVDIVLNPLGVPSRMNVGQVFELLMGWAAHNLDCRVKIVPFDEMYGAEKSQQTVQAYLKEAASQPGKDWIYNPEDPGKLLLRDGRTGEPFDQPVAVGYSHFLKLVHLVDDKIHARSTGPYSLVTQQPLGGKAQQGGQRLGEMEVWALEAYGAAYTLQELLTVKSDDMQGRNEALNAIVKGKPIPRPGTPESFKVLMRELQSLGLDIAVFTDEGKEVDLMQDVNPRRSTPSRPTYESLGVADYDED; encoded by the coding sequence ATGAGCAGCAGCGCGATTCAAGTCGCCAAGACCGTCACCTACCTGCCCGATCTGGTGGAGGTGCAGCGGGCAAGTTTTAAGTGGTTTCTGGATAAGGGCCTGATCGAGGAACTGGAGAGTTTCTCGCCTATTACGGATTACACCGGAAAGCTAGAACTGCATTTTGTAGGCAGTGAGTATCGCCTGAAGCGTCCTCGCCACGATGTGGAAGAGGCAAAACGTCGTGATGCGACCTTTGCATCTCAGATGTATGTGACTTGCCGTTTGGTTAATAAGGAAACCGGTGAGATCAAGGAGCAAGAAGTTTTTATTGGCGAACTCCCCTTGATGACTGAACGTGGAACGTTCATCATTAATGGTGCTGAGCGAGTCATCGTTAATCAGATTGTTCGTAGTCCTGGCGTTTATTTTAAGGATGAGCAGGATAAGAATGGCCGTCGTACTTACAACGCAAGCGTGATCCCCAATCGTGGGGCTTGGTTGAAGTTTGAGACCGATAAAAACGATCTCTTGCATGTTCGCGTTGATAAAACACGCAAAATCAATGCTCACGTCTTGATGCGTGCGATGGGCCTTTCTGACAACGATGTTGTCGACAAGCTCAGGCACCCCGAGTACTACAAGAAATCGATCGAGGCTGCCAACGACGAAGGCATTAGTTCCGAGGATCAAGCGCTCCTTGAGCTCTACAAAAAGCTGCGACCAGGTGAGCCACCTTCTGTGAGTGGTGGCCAGCAGCTGTTGCAAACCCGCTTCTTTGACCCCAAGCGATACGACCTTGGTCGCGTCGGCCGTTACAAGATCAACAAAAAGCTTAGGCTCACGATTCCCGACTCGGTTCGCACCCTCACGCATGAGGATGTTCTGTCGACCCTCGATTACCTCATCAATCTCGAGCTTGATGTGGGTGGCGCAAGTCTTGACGACATCGATCACCTGGGTAATCGTCGCGTTCGTTCTGTTGGAGAGCTTCTTCAGAACCAGGTTCGCGTTGGCTTGAATCGTCTTGAGCGGATCATCAAGGAGCGGATGACGGTTGGGGAAACCGACTCGCTCACTCCCGCTCAATTGGTGAATCCCAAACCTCTTGTGGCAGCGATCAAAGAGTTCTTTGGTTCCAGCCAGTTGAGCCAGTTCATGGATCAAACAAATCCTTTGGCTGAGCTCACGCACAAGCGCAGGATTTCGGCGCTTGGTCCAGGTGGTCTCACTCGTGAACGCGCAGGCTTTGCTGTACGAGACATTCACCCTTCTCATTGCGGTCGTCTTTGCCCGATTGAGACCCCAGAAGGCCCGAACGCTGGACTCATCAACTCTCTGGCGACCCATGCCCGAGTGAATGAATATGGCTTCATTGAGACTCCGTTCTGGAGAGTCGAGAACGGAGTTGTTCAAAAGAGCGGAGACCCGATTTATCTCTCTGCGGACCTTGAAGATGAGTGCCGCTTCGCTCCCGGTGACGTTGCGACTGATGCGGATGGCCAAATCTTGGCTGAGCTCATTCCCGTTCGCTACCGGCAGGACTTCGAGAAAGTTCCACCTGAGCAGGTCGATTATGTGCAGCTGTCGCCTGTCCAAGTGATTTCGGTGGCGACATCACTGATTCCTTTCTTGGAGCACGACGACGCCAACCGTGCCTTGATGGGCTCCAACATGCAACGTCAGGCGGTGCCTTTGCTCCGTCCAGAACGTCCACTCGTTGGCACTGGCCTTGAAACTCAGGTGGCCCGTGACTCAGGCATGGTCCCAATCTCACGGGTGAACGGCTCTGTCACCTTTGTGGATGCGACGGCGATCGTGGTGCGAGATGAAGAGGGCTACGACCACACCCATTTCCTTCAGAAATATCAGCGCTCCAATCAAGACACCTGCTTGAACCAGCGTCCGATCGTCCGACAGGGTGATCCGGTCATCATCGGCCAAGTCCTTGCCGATGGTTCAGCCTGTGAAGGCGGAGAGATTGCTCTTGGCCAGAATGTCCTGATCGCTTACATGCCCTGGGAGGGATACAACTACGAGGATGCAATCCTTGTGAGTGAGCGTTTGGTGAATGATGATCTTTATACTTCTGTTCACATTGAGAAGTATGAGATTGAGGCTCGCCAAACCAAATTAGGGCCGGAAGAGATTACCCGGGAAATTCCTAATGTTGCCGAAGAAAGTCTCGGCAACCTCGACGAGATGGGGATTATTCGTATCGGAGCCTTTGTAGAGAGTGGAGACATTCTTGTTGGCAAAGTGACGCCGAAAGGTGAATCCGACCAACCCCCGGAAGAGAAATTGCTTCGCGCGATTTTTGGTGAGAAAGCCCGTGACGTTCGCGATAACTCCCTCCGCGTCCCCAGCACCGAGCGCGGCCGCGTGGTTGACGTAAGGATCTATACCCGTGAACAGGGTGATGAATTGCCCCCTGGCGCCAACATGGTGGTGAGGGTGTATGTGGCCCAACGTCGCAAAATTCAGGTCGGCGACAAAATGGCTGGCCGCCATGGAAATAAGGGAATTATTAGCCGCATTCTTCCCCGCGAAGATATGCCTTACTTGCCCGATGGCACACCAGTGGACATTGTTCTGAATCCCTTGGGCGTGCCGAGTCGCATGAACGTGGGCCAGGTGTTTGAGCTGCTGATGGGTTGGGCTGCTCACAACCTCGATTGCCGCGTCAAAATCGTTCCCTTTGACGAAATGTATGGCGCTGAAAAGTCTCAACAGACGGTTCAGGCCTATCTCAAGGAAGCGGCGAGTCAGCCAGGAAAAGATTGGATCTACAACCCTGAAGATCCAGGAAAACTCCTGCTGAGAGATGGACGGACAGGCGAACCTTTCGACCAACCTGTGGCTGTTGGCTATTCCCACTTCCTGAAGTTGGTCCACCTTGTCGACGACAAGATCCATGCTCGCTCCACCGGCCCTTATTCCTTGGTGACTCAGCAGCCATTGGGTGGTAAGGCCCAGCAAGGTGGTCAGCGTTTGGGTGAGATGGAGGTTTGGGCCCTTGAGGCCTACGGCGCCGCCTACACCTTGCAGGAACTTCTCACGGTCAAGTCGGACGACATGCAGGGCCGTAATGAAGCTCTCAACGCGATCGTGAAAGGCAAGCCGATTCCACGGCCTGGTACACCCGAGTCCTTCAAGGTCTTGATGCGCGAACTTCAGTCTCTCGGTCTTGATATCGCTGTATTCACCGATGAGGGCAAGGAAGTGGACCTGATGCAAGACGTGAATCCACGCCGCAGCACCCCAAGCAGGCCTACGTACGAATCCCTAGGCGTCGCGGATTACGACGAGGACTGA